The nucleotide window GAGATATCACCACTTTGCAGGCGGATGCAATCGTGAACGCGGCTAACCGATCGCTTCTTGGCTGTTTCATACCTTGCCACAGATGTATTGACAATGCCATACATTCTGCCTCAGGAGTGCAGCTCCGGCTGGCCTGTCAACATATCATGGAAGAACAGGGAAGAGACGAACCGGCAGGGGCTGCCAAGATCACAGAGGCGTATAATCTGCCCTGCCGGTATGTGCTTCATACGGTAGGCCCGATCGTACAAGGAGAGCCGACGGAGACAGACAGAACGCTTTTGGCGTCCTGTTATCAATCCTGTCTGGAGCTGGCGGCGGACAGTGGGCTTAAGAATATCGCATTCTGCTGTATTTCCACGGGAGAATTTCATTTTCCCGGTAAAGAAGCGGCTAAGATTGCTGTGGAAACCGTGAAAGGTTTTTTACGGGCGGACAGCCGGATACAGAGGGTTGTTTTCAATGTCTATAAAGATACCGATTTTCAGATTTATATGGAATTGCTGGGAGGTTATCAATGCAGTCACTGAAAACTAATATAGGACAGAAAACATGGAAGGAGCTGCTCGGCGAGACCGGTGCGATACTGATCGGGGCGGGCGCCGGGCTGTCTGCTTCGGCCGGCTTTTCCTATTCCGGCAGGCGTTTTGAAAAGTACTTTGCGGATTTCCGGGAAAAGTATGGTTTCCGGGATATGTATTCGGGCGGTTTTTATCCGTATGAGACGCTGGAGGAATACTGGGCGTATTGGAGCCGATATATCTGGATCAACCGGTTTATGGATGCGCCGAGGCCGGTTTATGAGGAATTGTTTTCACTGGTGGAAGACAAAGATTACTTTGTCCTGACTACAAATGTGGATCACTGTTTTCAAAAAGCCGGCTTCGATAAAAAGCGCCTGTTCTATACACAGGGGGATTATGGTCTGTGGCAGTGCTCCCGGCCCTGTCACGAAAAAACCTATGATAATGAAGATACTGTCCGTCAGATGAGGGCGGAGCAAGTGAATATGAAAATTCCAACGGAACTTGTACCGCGCTGCCCTGTCTGTGGCGCGCCGATGACCATGAACCTTCGCTGCGACGATACCTTTGTACAGGATGAGGGATGGCATCAGGCTGCCGGACGGTATCAGGATTTTGTACGCCGCCATCAGGGCCAGTCTGTTCTTTATTTGGAATTGGGTGTAGGAATGAACACGCCGGGCATTATCAAATATCCCTTTTGGCAGCAGGTCCGGCGAAATCCCCTGGCAAATTACATTTGTATTAACAGAGGGGAGGCTTATGTCCCCCGCGAGATTCAAAAACAGAGCTTTTGTCTGGATTGTGATATAGGAGCGGCATTGAAGGAACTACGCTCTCTATGACGGAATAAACAGGCCGTTTGTACTGATGATCTTAACTAGAAAGACGGCGTATCCAAGCCTTTCCCCTGCCATGAGGGAGGCGTGGAACAATGGACTGCATGACATACGTTTTAAAGCTCATCTGTAAAACTGCATACTAGTTTATTAAAGGCCGGCTGCTTGCCGGTCTTTTGTTACTTCCTGCTTAATAATCTTTGCTCTGTCGGGTGCCATATATACTATATAAATGCAAGATATATTTGACATGCGTAAATAGAAAGAATATAATAAAGACAGGAAAGGATAGAAACAAAGAGGTGAGGGATGAAAAACCTGAAAATGAAAATCGCAAGGATGGAGAAAGATTTGTCGCAGATTGAGCTGGCAGAACGAGTCGGCGTGACGAGACAAACCATTGGGATGATAGAGGCGGGGGATTATAATCCTACACTCAAGCTGTGCATTGCGATCTGCAGAGAACTCGGCAAGACGCTGGATGATCTGTTCTGGGAGGAGGGGGTTAGATGAAAGAAAAAGGTCTGGACGAAAGGCAGAGACAGGTTTCCGCCAGAACAGGCGCCGTCAGCTTTTATGTCATGTTTATCCTATGTACGGCGGTTATTCTGATAAAGCTGGCCGGAAAGGGAAGGCTGGAGGATGTCGCGGGTGAAACGGCCATATTGATCGCGGGCGGTATCGTCTATCTGGCCGGATGTATCAAAAGCGGCATCTGGACCAGGAACGGCGGCGGAATGACGGTGTGGCAGATGGCGCTGGGAAGCGTCGTGTGCTCTGGCCTCTTTTCGGCGTTATATGCTTGTATCATCGTACAAAAAGCTGGTGAAAATGCAGCCGTCGCCAAATATACCGTTATATTTTTTGCAGGAATAGCCGTTCTGTGCTTTATCTGCCTGTATACTTTGGAAAAGGCCGCACAGATGCGAAAACGGAAACAGGAGGAAAAGTATTCCGAATAGGGGGTGTATTCATGGAAGGACAGGAATTAGTGATGCTGGTCTCCGCAGCGGGCAGGACAGAGGCGGAGCAGATACTGCAGGTACTGAAAGAAAACGGAATCCCCGCCGTCAGGAAGGGCGGGGTCATGGACGTCTATATGGGAAATTCGATCACAGGTGAAGAGATCCTGGTCTCCCGGGAAAACCTGGATACAGCGAAAAAAATCCTGGAGGGCTTCCAGCCCATCAGTACGAATTCTGGAGGGGGCCGCCGTGCCTATTCTAAGGGCCAGAAAACAATCGGCTGGATTTTGCTGGCCGTCGTAGTTGTTCTCTGTGTAGTAATTCCCATTCTATTTTTATAGAAAGAAACCGAGTAAAACAAGACATGCCGCCGTCATGTTCCCGATGATATCCTGTAAAAAGGGATTCTGATATGGAAATACCGAGGCAGTCCGGCCAGAGATCAAGAGAAAGGACGACAATATGGAGTGGGCTAATATGGAGCATATGGAAAATTTGGTTTCTCTGCTTTGGAGCAAAGACCATAATGCGGGCTATGCAGCCCTTAAGCGGCTGGAGGAACTGTCCGGCGAATCGGATGCTGTGTATCTCTATACAGACAGATTTGCAGAAATGCTGGATTCAAAAAGCTCTTATGTTCGAAACAGGGGACTGCTCCTGCTGGCAGAAAATGCCCAGTGGGACGAGGAGAGAAAAATGGACCGGATCCTGGACAAATATCTGCTCCACATTGAAGATGAAAAGCCGGTCACTGCCAGACAATGTATCGGGGGCCTCAAGAAAATGATTTCCGCCCGTCCAGAATGGATTCCGCGGATAAAGCGGGCGCTTCTTGCGGCGGATACGGAGAAATATAAAGAGAGCATGAGAGGGCTGGTGGAAAAGGACATAGCGGATGTACTGCGCGTTATTGGGGAAAATTGAAAAATCATTCAAAAAAGTATTGACCCCTACGGAACGTCATGGTGTAGAGTGACGTTATCAAGGTCAGGAGGAAGCATCGATGAGAACAGTGAAAGAAGTTTCAGAGCTGACGGGTATCAGCGTGCGCACGCTTCATTATTATGATGAGATCGGCCTTCTGCGGCCGACTGTCTACAGTGGGGCGGGATACCGGCTTTATGACGATAAAGCCTTGGAGACTCTGCAGCAGATACTGTTTTTCCGGGAATTTGACATGCCGTTAAAAGAAATAAAGGCAGTCATGGAGAATCCTGATTTTGATGAGGAACGGATATTAAAGAGCCAGAGGAAGATGCTGGAGCTTAAGAGAGAACGGCTGGACCGTTTGATATCCGGCATTGATGATATTCTGAAAGGAGTCAATCGGATGAATTTTGAAGTGTTTGATGAGACGGAGATCGAAGAAATGTATCAGTCCATGGTCGGGAAGATGGACGAGCAGCAGGTTCAAGTCCTCACCGAAAGATATGGCGGGCTGGAAAATTTCCGGAAGCATTTCCTGGAAAGTGCGGGCAGCCAGCAGGCGCAGGAAAATTTTCAGAAAGTGGTGGAGTGGTACGGGGATAAGGAATCCGTCAAAGAATCGGTAAAGAATCCGGGCAGTTCGGAGATCATGCAGGCGTACCAGAACCGGATCGATGCAATCTACAGGAGGCTGGCAGATAAGAAAGGCACAGATGTGTCCGCTTTTGAAGTAAAAGCGCTGATAGGCGAATATGATTTTGTTTCCAAACAGCTGTATCAGATGAAGGATGTGAGCAAATTGATGAAGGAGCTGGCAGAATCCTGTCGGACCGACGAAAGGATGAAGGAAGCGCTGGACCAGCAGTATGGGGAAGGCGCATCCGAATATATCGGAGAAGCGATTCTTGAATTTTACAAGAGCTGATTATTGATATGTGAGATACTGCGGACCCGCATTGATATCAGCGGGTCTGCGGTTATTTTCTGAGTGTCTCAATCTCACCATTGAAAACTGAGCCAAAATTTTAATAGGAGTGTGATATGAAGAAATTGACAGTTACTTCTCCGTGCTTTGAAAACGGAGGCTTGATACCGATCGAGCATACAGGGTATGGAGCAGACCGTTCTCCGGAACTTCTGCTGGATTGTTTCCTCGATTTGCCGGTCGCGTCGAGAAAAAAGGTGTTGCTGAAAGCCATGGAAAGCGGGGAAGGACTGCGCCAAGGGGCGGCATTATTATCTGGGGTATTAAATATAGTTTTCATAGCGGCACTGTTCTTGCACTGACGTTCCCAGCAAGGTAATCGCCTGTTTGGGACAGCTGCTGATACATCGATAGCACATGGTACATTTTCCGGCGGGAATGGCTTTTCCGTTTACAATTGAAAGGTTTTTCATGGGGCAGAGAGAGGAACAGATTCCGCAGCCAATACAGGCGCTGCTTATCTTCAGCCGGTCAGAATACCCCTTCGTCTTTCCATAGAACCAGAGTCTTTGTCCAAACAGGCCCGCCAGATGAGAGAGGAACGTGATTCCTTCCCTCGGATAGTTCCCTTCGCGAATCATGGCTGCAGCCTGTTCTATTTTTCTATCCGCGTTTAAAAGGATCTGCTTATTCTGCTCCTTGGTCTTTTTGAGCAGCTTACTGTCACATACCGAATCAGGCATGCGGATATGCAGTCCTCCCAGGATAACGGCTCCGTGTTTTTTTAATATTCTTGCGGTACAGCCGGCGCCGTCTCCGCTGAACGCTCCCATGGTGGCCATGCAAAATATTTTTTTGTTTTTCCAGAGAGAGGCATTTTTACTTATAAAATTCCGGACCATGTAGGGTGCGTTTGAGTACTGGGTCGGATATCCCAAAACTACTATGTCATTTCTGATTATTTCTGTGATAACGCGTTCCGATTCTAGGGGTATGGTTATTGCCGGTGGGTCAAGAAGCGAGACCAATTTCTTTATACAATGTTCGGTGTTTCCCGTTCCGCTTAAATAAACTCCTATCATTTTTCGTCTCCTGTTTTCAAAAGAGGATTTCTGTGATTATTAAAGATACCGTCTTACTTTTTTCATGTACTGTTCGTAGCTCTCTCCAAATTTCTCCAAACACCATCTTTCCTCGGAAAGAATGATCCAATGGGTGGAAAATATAAATACGAGCACGATTCCTCCCAGCGGCAGCGATCTTGTCAGCAGGGCGCAGCCTGAAAAGCACAAAAAATAGGACGCGTACATGGGATTTCGGGAGTAACGGTAAAGACCGCTGGAATTTAGCCCCGAGGCGGAAGGGGCAGCGTAGTTAATCATGGAGACCGCGCAGAAAAAAAGGCCTGATATGTAGACGACGGCACCAGCGGCAAACAGCCAGGAAAAATCCATATTAACAGTGAGAAAGCATAAATACACCATAAGTGCGATATTTGAGATCTGATATATCCAATAGGCGGTCTTCTCATTTCCAACCACAGGAGGAAAATAAGCCGCGCGTTTTACCGCGCCTCTGCTCAAATGAGAAAGAAGTCCGAACCTTATCAGGAAAAATGGTATTAACAAGAAGAATCCATTCATTGAATTTTCACGTCCTTTTCTACGCTGCCTGTGATTCTCAGTATACTCTGCCGAATTTCCGGCTATGATTTATGTCTCTTTTTTTCTGGAGGCCTTCCAGCCTCCATATATATCTGTCCTTCCGGAAGACTAAACATGTCAGGACACCTGTCAAGCCGAGAAATAGAAAGAGCATGGCGGCTCCGGAGCCTTTCCCCCGGCCGAACAGGGCGAGAAAAAAACTGCCCTGCGGCCGGGCTTCTATGAATGGCTCAAATAGGTTATCCACGAACAGGCCTCCGAGAAGATATCCCAAGGGAATGGTGAAAAACTGAAGGGTATTGCGGACCGAGTAGACCCGTCCCTGCATCTCAATGGGGATGCGAG belongs to Qiania dongpingensis and includes:
- a CDS encoding EFR1 family ferrodoxin (N-terminal region resembles flavodoxins. C-terminal ferrodoxin region binds two 4Fe-4S clusters.); this translates as MIGVYLSGTGNTEHCIKKLVSLLDPPAITIPLESERVITEIIRNDIVVLGYPTQYSNAPYMVRNFISKNASLWKNKKIFCMATMGAFSGDGAGCTARILKKHGAVILGGLHIRMPDSVCDSKLLKKTKEQNKQILLNADRKIEQAAAMIREGNYPREGITFLSHLAGLFGQRLWFYGKTKGYSDRLKISSACIGCGICSSLCPMKNLSIVNGKAIPAGKCTMCYRCISSCPKQAITLLGTSVQEQCRYENYI
- a CDS encoding methyltransferase family protein; its protein translation is MNGFFLLIPFFLIRFGLLSHLSRGAVKRAAYFPPVVGNEKTAYWIYQISNIALMVYLCFLTVNMDFSWLFAAGAVVYISGLFFCAVSMINYAAPSASGLNSSGLYRYSRNPMYASYFLCFSGCALLTRSLPLGGIVLVFIFSTHWIILSEERWCLEKFGESYEQYMKKVRRYL
- a CDS encoding helix-turn-helix transcriptional regulator, translating into MKNLKMKIARMEKDLSQIELAERVGVTRQTIGMIEAGDYNPTLKLCIAICRELGKTLDDLFWEEGVR
- a CDS encoding DUF6773 family protein; this translates as MKEKGLDERQRQVSARTGAVSFYVMFILCTAVILIKLAGKGRLEDVAGETAILIAGGIVYLAGCIKSGIWTRNGGGMTVWQMALGSVVCSGLFSALYACIIVQKAGENAAVAKYTVIFFAGIAVLCFICLYTLEKAAQMRKRKQEEKYSE
- a CDS encoding SIR2 family NAD-dependent protein deacylase — its product is MQSLKTNIGQKTWKELLGETGAILIGAGAGLSASAGFSYSGRRFEKYFADFREKYGFRDMYSGGFYPYETLEEYWAYWSRYIWINRFMDAPRPVYEELFSLVEDKDYFVLTTNVDHCFQKAGFDKKRLFYTQGDYGLWQCSRPCHEKTYDNEDTVRQMRAEQVNMKIPTELVPRCPVCGAPMTMNLRCDDTFVQDEGWHQAAGRYQDFVRRHQGQSVLYLELGVGMNTPGIIKYPFWQQVRRNPLANYICINRGEAYVPREIQKQSFCLDCDIGAALKELRSL
- a CDS encoding SufBD protein; translated protein: MEWANMEHMENLVSLLWSKDHNAGYAALKRLEELSGESDAVYLYTDRFAEMLDSKSSYVRNRGLLLLAENAQWDEERKMDRILDKYLLHIEDEKPVTARQCIGGLKKMISARPEWIPRIKRALLAADTEKYKESMRGLVEKDIADVLRVIGEN
- a CDS encoding putative signal transducing protein yields the protein MEGQELVMLVSAAGRTEAEQILQVLKENGIPAVRKGGVMDVYMGNSITGEEILVSRENLDTAKKILEGFQPISTNSGGGRRAYSKGQKTIGWILLAVVVVLCVVIPILFL
- a CDS encoding MerR family transcriptional regulator, encoding MRTVKEVSELTGISVRTLHYYDEIGLLRPTVYSGAGYRLYDDKALETLQQILFFREFDMPLKEIKAVMENPDFDEERILKSQRKMLELKRERLDRLISGIDDILKGVNRMNFEVFDETEIEEMYQSMVGKMDEQQVQVLTERYGGLENFRKHFLESAGSQQAQENFQKVVEWYGDKESVKESVKNPGSSEIMQAYQNRIDAIYRRLADKKGTDVSAFEVKALIGEYDFVSKQLYQMKDVSKLMKELAESCRTDERMKEALDQQYGEGASEYIGEAILEFYKS
- a CDS encoding protein-ADP-ribose hydrolase — encoded protein: MSQQERLLYLIQYLIKENAKYSRLKIPRSTEEQKRLFRSLMNVRPPEPVTDEFLKIQDAYLIEERDRKGVVSVSELSPIQEGICLWRGDITTLQADAIVNAANRSLLGCFIPCHRCIDNAIHSASGVQLRLACQHIMEEQGRDEPAGAAKITEAYNLPCRYVLHTVGPIVQGEPTETDRTLLASCYQSCLELAADSGLKNIAFCCISTGEFHFPGKEAAKIAVETVKGFLRADSRIQRVVFNVYKDTDFQIYMELLGGYQCSH